A genomic region of Pseudopipra pipra isolate bDixPip1 chromosome W, bDixPip1.hap1, whole genome shotgun sequence contains the following coding sequences:
- the LOC135404855 gene encoding LOW QUALITY PROTEIN: kelch-like protein 10 (The sequence of the model RefSeq protein was modified relative to this genomic sequence to represent the inferred CDS: inserted 2 bases in 1 codon) has translation MFPGNTSVPHTSVRSTASDCSVGDSTRKSSSSTEREMSGMNWSITNELRLEAPPCDVIIRVNGVEFKANKQILSCCSVYFGILFTNWDKMVYEIPGVSAEMMGLIINYAYTGTVPITEDNVESLLVAADQFNVMGIVNLCCEFLHSRLCFENCIGIWRLTSYYYCPDLRAAACAYILHHFEEVSQVSEEFLALSAEELAHIIEKDELNVRREEAMLEAVLRWIAHDPQNRRQYIACLLDKVRLALLQSXNNVEAHEYVKDSAEGKDLIIRALSEIYDFFIDY, from the exons ATGTTTCCAGGCAACACCAGTGTTCCGCACACGTCAGTGAGGTCCACTGCCTCTGACTGCAGCGTGGGAGATAGCACCAGAAAGTCATCCtccagcacagagagagagatgagCGGAATGAATTGGAGCATCACCAACGAGCTCCGCCTTGAAGCTCCGCCCTGTGATGTCATCATTAGAGTTAACGGAGTGGAATTCAAAGCTAACAAGCAAATCCTCTCCTGTTGCAGTGTCTACTTTGG gaTACTGTTTACCAACTGGGACAAGATGGTCTATGAAATCCCTGGTGTTTCAGCTGAAATGATGGGTCTCATCATCAATTATGCCTACACTGGGACAGTACCGATCACGGAGGACAACGTTGAGAGTTTGCTGGTTGCAGCAGACCAGTTCAATGTCATGGGCATCGTCAACCTGTGCTGTGAGTTCCTCCATTCCAGGCTCTGCTTTGAGAACTGCATTGGCATCTGGAGATTAACTAGCTATTACTACTGCCCCGACCTGCGCGCAGCCGCCTGCGCTTACATCTTGCATCACTTCGaggaggtgtcccaggtgtccgAGGAGTTCCTAGCCCTCTCTGCTGAGGAGCTGGCACATATCATCGAGAAGGACGAGCTCAACGTGAGGCGAGAAGAAGCCATGCTCGAGGCTGTGCTGAGGTGGATCGCTCACGACCCGCAGAACAGGAGGCAGTACATCGCCTGCTTGCTGGACAAG GTTCGACTGGCACTCCTACAGTC GAACAACGTCGAAGCTCACGAGTACGTGAAGGACAGTGCTGAGGGCAAAGATCTCATCATCAGGGCCCTGTCAGAAATCTATGACTTTTTTATAGATTATTAA